One genomic region from Pseudomonadota bacterium encodes:
- a CDS encoding asparagine synthase-related protein → MTALCVAAGMAKADAIVSRMLTNLPSTNRKFGQASPAPDLALGHSWHSFLQYLGPPVSFQDGLTILVSGDIFDDDGLYPNPANLIADLYRVDCLHKIAWLNGSFCIAILDPIKNRVTLITDRLASRSLFVWHDDKRLLASSRLIPLVSESIVPKRLSKQGIAELLVYQRTIACHTQYENIASIPASQVWVWEKGRLQKNTSRKLTWTKPEFTKAEAAEGLAVALTRATARRLSDPTRHGLLMSGGLDSRTVLGAAQKTGLPIGCSTVGAWDNTEVELARKSSKISNVPFTLHHCGADALGSAIAPATFASDGLFSAPINLFPCLSAIAKNYDVMLSGHGLDYTLRGYYLPCKTLKVAGSVTRLPMLRRISNSNPSTIADSLRVGISPELAKTILRPSFAAEFDKRRITGMEEALSNADVDDEYNNWDAFILHSLGRHYAYSDFVSIDEVLHHRPIAFDPVVFDIYLSMPPSWRAEGKVAHNAMMQLCPKLMTLPDSNTGFSARFGFSRQIALVLIRAFFRRIGLAARTQLPDPTFTHGSWMDMAMLFRCNPAWRERAERLVDDPAINESGLFKQIGIRKIVSAHMSGKANHKKLLMQLLTFSSWFNNQPFDGVAE, encoded by the coding sequence ATGACTGCGCTCTGCGTTGCGGCTGGCATGGCGAAGGCTGATGCGATTGTTAGCAGGATGTTAACAAACCTCCCTTCTACTAATCGAAAATTTGGCCAAGCGAGCCCCGCACCTGACCTTGCCCTCGGGCATTCATGGCATAGTTTTCTTCAATACCTAGGGCCACCTGTGTCCTTTCAGGACGGGCTTACAATCCTTGTAAGTGGTGATATTTTTGATGACGATGGGCTTTACCCTAATCCCGCAAATCTCATTGCTGATCTATACCGGGTCGATTGCTTGCACAAAATTGCTTGGCTTAACGGAAGCTTTTGCATCGCCATACTTGATCCGATAAAAAATAGAGTGACACTTATTACGGATAGACTTGCCTCTCGCAGCCTTTTCGTTTGGCATGATGATAAGAGATTGTTAGCAAGTTCAAGGCTTATCCCTCTAGTAAGCGAGAGTATTGTTCCCAAACGCCTAAGCAAACAAGGAATTGCCGAGTTATTAGTTTATCAGCGCACCATTGCGTGCCACACACAGTATGAAAACATAGCCTCCATACCAGCATCTCAAGTCTGGGTTTGGGAGAAAGGTAGGTTGCAAAAAAATACTTCTCGCAAGCTTACGTGGACTAAACCGGAGTTTACAAAAGCCGAAGCTGCAGAAGGTTTGGCAGTCGCTCTTACACGAGCAACTGCACGACGATTATCAGATCCAACACGACACGGTTTACTAATGTCGGGTGGACTCGACTCGCGAACAGTACTAGGTGCTGCCCAAAAAACTGGTTTACCCATTGGCTGTTCAACTGTCGGCGCATGGGATAACACTGAAGTCGAACTTGCGCGAAAAAGTAGCAAAATCAGCAATGTGCCATTCACACTTCACCATTGTGGTGCTGATGCATTGGGCTCGGCTATCGCTCCAGCAACCTTTGCGAGTGATGGGCTGTTTTCAGCGCCGATCAATCTCTTTCCTTGCCTGTCGGCAATTGCAAAAAACTATGATGTCATGTTAAGTGGGCACGGGCTCGATTACACTCTGCGTGGCTATTATTTACCGTGTAAAACACTCAAAGTAGCCGGCTCCGTCACTCGGCTACCAATGCTGCGCAGAATTTCAAATAGCAACCCATCCACTATCGCCGACAGCTTGCGTGTCGGCATCTCGCCTGAACTAGCTAAAACCATATTAAGGCCGAGTTTTGCTGCAGAGTTCGATAAGCGTCGTATTACGGGCATGGAGGAAGCCCTTTCAAATGCAGACGTTGATGATGAATATAATAATTGGGACGCGTTCATTCTGCATTCTCTTGGAAGGCACTACGCATACTCCGATTTTGTTTCAATTGATGAAGTGCTCCATCATCGACCGATTGCCTTTGATCCGGTGGTCTTCGACATATACTTGTCGATGCCACCTTCTTGGCGTGCAGAGGGAAAGGTTGCCCATAATGCAATGATGCAACTTTGCCCAAAACTTATGACACTTCCGGATTCAAACACTGGTTTTTCCGCGCGATTCGGATTTTCAAGACAAATTGCCTTGGTACTTATACGGGCGTTTTTTCGTCGTATTGGATTGGCTGCCCGCACCCAATTGCCGGACCCGACCTTCACACATGGATCATGGATGGATATGGCCATGTTATTCCGATGTAACCCCGCCTGGCGCGAACGTGCAGAACGTTTAGTTGACGATCCTGCAATCAACGAATCAGGCCTTTTTAAACAAATTGGAATTCGCAAAATTGTTTCAGCACACATGAGTGGTAAAGCTAATCACAAAAAACTGCTGATGCAATTGTTGACTTTTTCCAGTTGGTTCAACAACCAGCCATTTGATGGAGTGGCAGAATGA